A stretch of the Stegostoma tigrinum isolate sSteTig4 chromosome 34, sSteTig4.hap1, whole genome shotgun sequence genome encodes the following:
- the c34h6orf136 gene encoding uncharacterized protein C6orf136 homolog, which produces MAAAVSCRQSAARGLASFGLRQRQLCCGNLPRTQGDDCYYYLTWRWSTLPLCHKQKLEVCNGRSTRRISSSVWATHAAAHIQSRTKRQPVVAVRTAGAHSLNFGPTHFPDLERAQVPMYGLLHSACSGKSFPSDVRLQSLICILDEEVSMQLVVSGRGKEQTALLEVPSSRSVHLQQLVASRVESLPAEQAGALLLAQLEGILDSITTVDGCNADDIAVEQHVSSNSDSRAVVKELVDESVPESLTGKPEGTGMPLASVRLCHPDVPSEMTANLWDVHEGHSDSVRSLFDSDYCPMSYHLAFEHLTASAQRLGALAAFSGTGNLASVSSHKKEPSMEEHLAVLYEKLRVELPNFFLKPHDYGMYSPNVEFISQFPRIKTRGRTTYQAVVMLLRFLAWNYCADVHMEVMKMTQHPEDWTIQVRWRITGLPLHVLILKFYKKDKTELYRTYDAYSTFYLGPDGLIHRHKIDKMMPTQPPLTKVKTLLVGALVALGLEEHRPALNLLLAQSAGKVGEKHC; this is translated from the exons ATGGCAGCTGCTGTGAGCTGCAGGCAGAGTGCAGCCAGAGGCCTGGCATCATTTGGACTCAGGCAGCGCCAACTCTGCTGTGGGAATCTTCCAAGGACACAGGGCGATGATTGCTACTACTATTTGACTTGGAGATGGAGTACCTTGCCTCTCTGCCATAAACAG AAGCTCGAGGTGTGCAATGGCAGGTCTACCCGGCGGATTAGCAGTTCAGTGTGGGCCACACACGCTGCTGCGCACATTCAGTCCCGGACCAAGAGACAGCCAGTGGTCGCGGTGCGTACGGCGGGTGCCCATAGCCTTAACTTTGGGCCAACCCATTTTCCGGATTTGGAACGGGCCCAGGTACCCATGTATGGTCTCTTGCACAGTGCCTGCAGTGGAAAGTCATTCCCAAGTGACGTACGCCTGCAATCCCTCATCTGTATCCTGGACGAGGAAGTTAGCATGCAGCTGGTTGTGAGTGGCCGGGGTAAGGAGCAGACTGCCCTGCTGGAGGTGCCCAGCTCCAGGTCGGTGCATTTGCAGCAGCTGGTGGCCTCCAGGGTGGAAAGCCTGCCTGCTGAGCAAGCAGGTGCACTTCTACTGGCCCAGCTCGAAGGCATCTTGGATTCAATCACGACCGTTGATGGGTGCAACGCAGATGATATTGCAGTGGAGCAGCATGTCTCCTCTAATTCAGACAGTAGGGCAGTGGTGAAAGAATTGGTGGATGAGAGTGTTCCAGAATCACTGACAGGGAAGCCTGAGGGAACTGGAATGCCCCTTGCAAGTGTACGACTTTGCCACCCAGATGTACCTTCTGAGATGACAGCGAACCTTTGGGATGTGCACGAAGGGCACTCGGACTCTGTCAGGTCACTGTTTGACAGTGACTACTGCCCGATGTCATACCACTTGGCTTTTGAGCACCTGACAGCTTCTGCACAACGACTTGGGGCATTGGCTGCTTTCAGTGGCACTGGTAACCTTGCAAGTGTGAGTTCTCACAAGAAGGAACCCAGTATGGAGGAACATTTAGCTGTCCTTTATGAAAAGCTGAGGGTGGAG TTGCCAAATTTCTTTTTGAAGCCGCACGATTATGGGATGTACTCTCCAAATGTAGAATTCATCAGCCAGTTTCCAAGGATCAAAACAAG GGGTCGTACCACCTATCAGGCAGTTGTGATGTTGCTTCGATTTCTTGCATGGAATTACTGTGCAGATGTTCACATGGAGGTAATGAAAATGACACAGCATCCTGAGGACTGGACCATCCAAGTACGCTGGAGAATTACAGGACTCCCGCTCCATGTTTTGATACTGAAATTTTACAAGAAAGACAAGACTGAACTCTATAG AACCTACGATGCATATTCCACATTCTATTTGGGACCTGATGGACTTATTCACCGACACAAGATTGACAAG